A region from the Leopardus geoffroyi isolate Oge1 chromosome E3, O.geoffroyi_Oge1_pat1.0, whole genome shotgun sequence genome encodes:
- the PRM2 gene encoding protamine-2: MVRCCRRSPGEHPRQRREHGQHERQDKEQEQAVNAEDIRVDQRTHKDSCYRHRRSSQRQRYRARRRRRRSCQRRRRQRGACGSKTGGHRRVRTRRCQRRH, from the exons ATGGTCCGATGCTGCAGGAGGAGTCCGGGCGAACACCCACGGCAGAGGCGGGAGCACGGCCAGCATGAGCGCCAGGACAAGGAGCAGGAGCAGGCCGTGAACGCAGAGGACATCCGGGTGGACCAGAGGACCCACAAAGACTCCTGCTACAGACACAGGCGCTCTTCCCAAAGGCAGCGGTACAGGGCCCGTAGGAGGCGGAGACGCTCCTGCCAGAGGAGAAGGCGCCAGAGAGGTGCCTGCGGGTCCAAGACCGGAG GCCACAGAAGGGTCAGGACAAGGAGGTGCCAGAGGCGACACTAA
- the PRM3 gene encoding protamine-3, whose product MGSRCAKLSTGHSRGYESPMKKLVACVSQDNFSLSSEGEGEEGGAEEEDEEEEEEEDEEELPVQGKLLLIEAEQQEKEGAEEEPAAQQSPEPKQTHS is encoded by the coding sequence ATGGGTTCCCGCTGTGCCAAGCTCAGCACTGGCCACAGCCGGGGCTACGAATCCCCCATGAAGAAGCTCGTGGCCTGCGTGAGTCAGGATAACTTCTCCTTGTCGTccgagggggagggagaagaggggggagcggaggaggaggacgaggaggaggaagaggaggaggacgaggaggagctCCCAGTGCAGGGCAAGCTGCTGCTGATAGAGGCCGAGCAGCAGGAGAAGGAGGGTGCGGAAGAAGAGCCTGCGGCCCAGCAGAGCCCCGAGCCCAAGCAGACGCACTCCTGA
- the TNP2 gene encoding nuclear transition protein 2, translated as MDTKTQSLPITHTQPHSNSPPQSHTCSQCCGRSRSRSRSRSSGHSPTGHQSQSPDPSPPPRHQKHSVRSHHCPPRPTTHSCSYPKNRRNSGGKVKKRKVAKRSQQVYKTKRRNSGRKYN; from the exons ATGGACACCAAGACGCAGAGCCTTCCCATCACCCACACCCAGCCCCACAGCAACTCTCCGCCCCAAAGCCACACCTGCAGCCAGTGCTGCGGCCGGAGCCgaagccggagccggagccggagctcTGGCCACAGCCCAACCGGCCACCAGAGCCAGAGTCCAGACCCCAGCCCACCGCCGAGGCACCAAAAACACAGCGTGCGCTCCCACCACTGCCCCCCGCGACCCACCACTCATTCCTGCAGCTACCCCAAGAACAGAAGGAATTCGGGAGGAAAGGTGAAAAAGAGGAAGGTGGCCAAGAGGAGCCAGCAGGTGTATAAAACAAAGAGGCGGAACTCAG GGCGGAAATACAACTGA